From the Trypanosoma brucei brucei TREU927 chromosome 6, complete sequence genome, the window TCTTGTGGAGACAtttgtcttcctttccttttcggcCACCTCTTTTCCCATGGAGAAAGGCCTCTGGTACTGTCCTGCCCGATGATCTTTGCCCCGTTCGTTCCATCATGAATAATAGTTACAAAAGTGTGTGTCGGTACGGCGGTGGATATTTCCCCAATCGCTTTGGTTGCTTTTACTATTTTGTGGGGCGGTTTAAAGTTGGTAACTCAGTGCACTTCCAAAAAAATTGCGACTCGTACATTTGGTTTTATATGGAGGGTGGAAGAGCCGAAAACGTGTATGTGCTTGCTTGGATGAGTCGGAAAATAAATTCTAGTTTCCGTgtattttcccttcattaCGTCATATATGGCTTGGCCTTTAGATTTGTGTAAGgtatgtttcttttcgaaGTTGGTATGCTGGCGGACGTGTTTGTTTAATGTAAATCAGCCAAGGTGTAAGAGTAGCTGTAATGATAAGTTTctgcttctcccttttttactgaTGAATGTAGAAACAAAATCACAATGAGGCACGAATTAGTGTTTACCATTGGGTTGTTTGTGGCTGTTTTATCTGATTCTTCTCAGATATTTTTGCCGCACTGGCGCGATTGGATCCAGGTATCTAAAAACGGGAGTATACTTACAACTCTCGTTAGTGAAGTCAACAACCACCACAGCATTGGTGAATTCGAGGCACTTTGCAAGATTTACAGAATCACACAAGCGGAGACCCCGAAGCCTTCCTTTAAGAATCGTGAGAAGGAAGCTGAGATTCTGaagaagttggaggaaatggtCAGTGAAACTGAGGCTGTGGGTGGTGATAAAGGTTCAAGTAAGTTGGGTAAAAGAACGACGGCATATCAGGAGATAAAGATACTTTTTGAGAAGGCGAAaaagctgaaggaagaaatagaagTGAATAGGACAAGATCGCTAAATGCAAGTCGTTCTGCTGAGGAAAATATGTTGAGAGCTGTGTATGGCGACGCTGTGGATGTGGcgagaaatgaaaataaaactcTGGAGGAAGCCatgagaggaaacaaatcaCTACTGTTCAACAGTGTTGATCATGCAAATATGAGTTGTGGTTCTTACGGAGACAAACTGGTTGGAAAGACACTGATCAATGACTTTTTCTGCCTATGTGTGGGAGAGGCGACAGATTTACAAATAAGAAGCAATAAGTATTATGCACTCGACTTAAACTCAACTAATCACACTGTGTATAATGGGTTTAACTGTCCCTGCAAGGATGAAATAAGGAGACCTAAACATGGAAGTTGGACTATGATGGCTGATTATTGCCCAAGCAACTATAATACTTGCGACCCTAGAAAGGTAAAATACAACCATACTGAGGCATGGGATGTGATTAGTAAAGCTTGCGTGTACAAAAATGTTGCATCGAATGTGAAAACTCTGAAGAGTGCACTAGCTCAGTTTGATGCGTTGGTGAATTTAGAGCAGGATAATTATCAAATGAAGGGTATTCTTGGGTACGCGGATATTTCAGAAAACACAAATCGCATCTGCAACGGTTATACTGCTGGATTCACGTGTGTCAGTTACAATTACACACTTGAAAATGGTGGAATTCCATGGTACAACCGCCTCACTAACGCCACCAAGGAACTACAAGAAATGGCGAAGTATGCCAAAGAAGCTGACAGTCATCTTTACGAATTGGAAGAGTACCAACAtgaggcagaggaaataTATCTTGAAGTGAAacttggtggtgatgcaGAGCTATGGAAGAGTAGCCGAGGTAAAGGCGAAGGTGACGGTGAAGGTGATGATACTGATGTAAATAATGATGGGCTCAACTATATAAATATTACAACTGACTTTcttatattattgttttcatctTTTATTTGTATATCTTAGTTTGTGATTAATTTGGTAATTGCTTTGTGTGgtgtcgctttttttttttctttgtggaggggaggaggagggatgttgtatttgtgtgcagTTGTTTTCAAATTAATTATAAATTTGGTAACAAAAATTTCTGCAAATGTTGCTTTTGACTGTGTTTGAGCGTGGCTGTTGGGACGTTGACGGGGAATCGCCACGGCAGGGTCATTTCCCGAGAGGGTGCCGATACGTTGTgttactttttcattttcacatcGCGCAAGGATATGGGTATGCTACTATTAACAAATCATTTAGCTCCTATCTAGTACGCTCCGCTGCGGCAGAAAAATAAGGGGCCACGAGCCAAATTCTATGTGTCTACGAGCACTGTCAGCCTTCCAAGGACTCTCGGATCTCTATCGCAGCGAGTTTAGGTTAAAAGTGGGATGAAGAACTCCTCCTTCTGCTTGTTCCGGCCGAACATAGAGGCGTGACGGCAGCTCCTTCGTTTCCATCCACGGAGGACACAACATTCGCTGAATTATCTCTTAATGgagcgtttttttgtttttaagtgTAAAATAACTGTCtggtgtatatatatatatatattgactGAAAGAAGGAGTCGAGAGCGTCTTTTCCGAGTGCACTTTTCTCCGGCGGATCTCCCACTAACCTGTGGCGTAGGGCTATGGCTCCCAAAACACGTGTAAACACTACTGTATGATGTGGGTTATCGTGTTCATTGGCGTGGTAGTACTCTTTAATCCAGCGTATTCCATGTTTGATGTCATTGTGTATTTAGAAGCCCACTTTGGAGTAGATCCTTATCCCGGCCTCGGAGGGGATACTGCACACAGTTGCAACGCGTTGACGATGGAGCTCAGGGGCGCTGTTGGTTAGGTTTTCAAGTTTTGGAGTGACCCAATCTGTGTATTTTCTAGAGCTGAACCGTTAAGCTGCTGAGGGATGCATATTTATGCGGTCACTGTTAACTTCAGATGAGTTGTTCATCTGCTGAAGCCGTTTCCCCGGACGGTGGCTCTTTATCTCCCTATGTGTTATCCTGGCTTCACTTTGTAAGGCCGCTGCCTTCACTAGGTTTGTTTTCCTGGTGTCTGACCCTTTTCTGTGGAGGTATCCCGCCTTTCAATTTGCTTGCGATGTTGCATTCCCTGAACTGTGGCGGATTTGATTCTGTAGCCTTTTCCGTTGGGAGAGCCAAACTCTCAGTCATTCTCCAACCCTGTGTTTCACCACttgtttttactttgtttttatacCTTCGTTTGATTCTGTAATTTTCGTTGCGCGTTTAGTCTGCGCCTACTCCGCTCTCACTGTTTATCTTCAGTTACTTGCTCACAGAAAGTCTGAGCAGATTCGTGGCAGCTTGTTCCCACTTTACGCATTTATCGACGGGCAAATTCTCGTTACCCTGCGAAGGTGCTCTGGGACTTGGTAAGTAATCAGCTTCTTTTGCTGGCACAACATTTCGGTTTGTTTCAGTAGCTTGGTGACGAGACGTTTTATCACCATCTGGGTTTTACTGTTTCTCGCCTGTGTCTACGTGGCCGTTGTTTTGTGGCTTAACCGTCCCTCTGGACTGAATGTTTGAAGCTATATTCATGAAGAACTGCGCGAGTTCCACGTATtggttccttccttttctgttccACTGCGCTCATCAACCCCATTCCTTCTCATCCTTGGTGTCCTCGAGTTTTTGGAGGAAGTGCCTGATCGTCTCTCGGTATTCTGTTCTTCCGTTGTTGCGAACCtcccttcacttcccttcccgaCTGTgcactattttttgtttttgcaccaCGTAAGTCTGGCTTGTCTGAGGAGTTTCAAATATTACCCTGAACGCCGCCTGCTTTCCGTTGTTATGTTCCACCTCTTTGTGCCTCCATCCGTAGTTGTTCCTGGGGCGATGACAATTCCAGGATCGTGCTACCGTGTGTGCGTTAGATTACCGCCCCCTGCATCAAGTAGGACATACTGAATCCGCGAAGGCTCTCCGGCTTTCGTGAGGTGTTTCTAGCAACTATcacctttgtttcttcaacttcttgATTTATTGTCTTTTACTCATCTAttatctcccttttctttaggtccTGCATGTCAAAAAGTATACTGTCATATTGGGCGGGAAATCATATCATAACTGTGGTATGGTTTTGAGGGTTGCAGTCTTTTACCGTGCTGGTTAGCTCCACGGCCTCCACCGAAAAGGGGAGAGCCCGAACGCTGGTTTCCCCATTTCCCCGTCTTTTCGATCAAGAACCCCTTGCTTTTAGTAGGTATTAGATCGGTAACTGGGAGATTGTAGCGGGTGTTCGTGTGTGGGGAGCGTTGCGCACTCGCACGGTTTTAAAATGGTTGTTATGTCAAAGctgttatttcccttttgttcacTATGCCATTTGTTAACCATCTTCCAGTTGTTTGTTATACTCCTATCGATGGATTGTCACTCCTTCAAATATGGTGCTGTAGTTTGAATACTCTCTTGGTGTGCCGCAAAGTGTGGGATACATAACGTGCCACAAGCTAGCGCTTCCAAGGGGGTTTAAACTCGGGAACTGTGAGTGTGAGTCTCGAACCAATGCGATGGTTCTGGTCTGCGCTGAAGGACATTTTATAGGGCCCCCGGATCCTCCCTGTGCCCAACTCGGTGATGCTGAGGTCGATGAATTCCTTCGTTCGCTACGAAACAAAGCATTGGGTTTGGTGGCATTTAGTGCGGTGCCTTCGATGGTGTTGTGCTTTCCTCTCCTGGAATGTGCTGGCTCGGGTTAAGATTTTAGCGGGTGCGGGGGAATGCGGCCCAACTTTTTTGCGCGAAATCTCTTGCATTGACTTGCCGCGTAACCCATGGTGGTTTCGTCAGCCTGGTAGGAGCTGAGACAGCAGCATAATGGGTGGATTCTCGTATCCATTCGTGTGGGCATGCTCCCCACTTGCATGGGTTCCATTTTTGAAACATTGGTGCACTGGGGGTGTGTTCCGTAGGAAGGGCCGCGCGGTTGGGGCTTTAAAAGCACGACTGTAACATCTATATAGTGAAGTGGCGGGTGTACGAGTTGGGAGTGCAACATTTGAGTGCGGTGTTTGTCCTGCATGCCCCCGACTGCTGGTTTTCAGACTTCTTCGATGCCCGGTGTTTCGTAGCAAAACATACCGCTGCCGGCCTAAATGCCGCTGATTCACCACAAAGTGCTTTTCAGTGCCCCCAAACTGGATTGCCAAACTTCTGACAAGTGTATTGTTCCGAGTATGGTGAGCGAATCCCTTCTCTATTATCAATTCTCGAAAACTCTTCGGGAGTCAGGGCCCACGGAACCGAGGGGGCGgatgagggagagggggaaacaacaattccGCACCGCGAACAGGCACCGCTCCCCTGGACCTCTTCCTCAGATGTGAGGTGCAGTCAGCCTTTGTTGTCATTGGGGTTAAGCGGAAAGGTGTGTGTCAGTAGGTTGTGAGGTGAAAGCGTTTTCAGATGCATAGTGAGCTTAATGTCCTTTTCACAGTATATCGTGTCTGATAGGTATCTCTTATTAGTATAGTCGAATACTAGTCAATAGTGCATTTTGTGCAAAATGTCCATTTTGTGGCAGTGATGGGGTTGCTTTATGCTATTCCGTGTCTTGATGGTCATACATTGAAAATAGGGGTTATCGGGTGAGTACTGAGTTTAACATGTTCTCGTGATCGCTGCACGCGCCttcgagttttttttccttttccccatttttttcaacttgAAGACTTCAATTAcaccaaaaagtaaaattcaCAATGGCACCTCGTTCCCTTTATCTGCTCGCTATTCTTCTGTTCAGCGCGAACCTCTTCTCTGGCGTGGGATTTGCCGCAGCCGCTGAAGGACCAGAAGACAAGGGTCTTACTAAGGGAGGCAAAGGCGGGAAGGGAACCAAGGTCAGCGACGACGATACCAATGGCACTGACCCCGACcccgaacctgaacctgaacctgaacctgaacctgaacccgaacccgaacctgaacctgaaccggaacctgaacctgaacccgaacctgaaccggaacccgaacccgaacctgaacctgaacctggtGCTGCAACGCTGAAGTCTGTTGCGCTTCCGTTCGCAATTGCGGCCGTTGGTCTCGTTGCCGCATTCTAAGCTCATGTAAAGAGAAATCTTTTTGGAGGGTCAAAACTTTTTAACAAGGGTGACCCCAACTGTTTATTTAACCCTTCCTTTGGCGCGATGCGCTCGCTTCATGGCGTTCCTTTGTGACAGGACACTGACACgcataatatttttttcaacccatttttttgagttctattttttgttttatgtctTGGAACCGTCGGCGGTAGCACGCAGCCCTGTAGACTTCTGCGTGTGCCTGTCAATGTGTTCCTTGGCTCTTTTCAAACGGCTTCTTTTATCTTACCGTTCATATGGTTTTGTCAAAAATTCATTCACTGCATTTGTGGTCCTCTCCTATGTCTCGTTCCTGCAATGGTTGACAGCAACCTCTTCCATTTGTGActgaactttttttttttcaaactttTTGCCTTGTCCTTTTTTCGTACTGGGAAAATAGTTCCTTCTAAAACCTCAGGCTAGAAATGGGAGACAAATGGACTTTTGTTGACTCAAGCGATTTGTCCCTCGATATTTCCTCCATCGCAGCTTCCGTTTGACACCGTGGAGTTGCAACATGGGAAGCAGCGGTTGAAGGAAGCACATTCCTGGTGATGATGCCTTCTTCGCCTACGGTGGTGCATCATCATGTTTGTTAATATGTCGGGGAAACTTTAAAGCACCTTGAGGGAGTTCACCGTAACTGTTCAAAATTGAGGCCTGAGCGGTGTTTTGCCTTTTGACTTGCCTTTATTTAACTGTTCTCGTCAGGGGAGCGATTCAGTTGAGTGAGCTGCTGCCACTTTATCTGTTGGGGAGGAGAGGCTGCGGAGAGGGTAAGCGCGTTGTTTCCATGAACTTTACGTATTTACTGCACTGCCCTCTGTTTTGGTCCACTTTGTGAAATACTCTGGGACAATCAATGGAGAGTGTGAGATTTTTTGAAATACTTCTGGAGCATTCACCGGCTCGTCGGTCGTCATATGTTCTCGCAGTGTTTTCTCTCCCATATTCTTCGGGGCGGTATTGCAGTGAAAGTGCCATGCGGGACGCGTGTCAGAGCAGTGTTTGTCTCCCATATTCTTCGGGGCGGTATTGCAGTGAAAGTGCCATGCGGGACGCGTGTCAGAGCAGTGTTTGATGTTCCGGAAGTCTTCGGAGTTAGAGGGCAAATGCTCCTCTTCTCCTTTCGTGCGGCGTGATTCTCATACCGAGGCTTCCACTAAGCAGGCTGCAACTCTTCTGCTGACTTTTTggtttattcttttcccatATTTCAGTGTTGGAGTGTTTCTCTTGCCGCCCTTGGGAATCGGGCACAGTCATATGAAGGCGCTTGCTTCGGCAGCCAAAGGTGGTTCCGTTTGGTATTTCTTGTGGAGACAtttgtcttcctttccttttcggcCACCTCTTTTCCCATGGAGAAAGGCCTCTGGTACTGTCCTGCCCGATGATCTTTGCCCCGTTCGTTCCATCATGAATAATAGTTACAAAAGTGTGTGTCGGTACGGCGGTGGATATTTCCCCAATCGCTTTGGTTGCTTTTACTATTTTGTGGGGCGGTTTAAAGTTGGTAACTCAGTGCACTTCCAAAAAAATTGCGACTCGTACATTTGGTTTTATATGGAGGGTGGAAGAGCCGAAAACGTGTATGTGCTTGCTTGGATGAGTCGGAAAATAAATTCTAGTTTCCGTGTATTTTCCGTTCATTACGTCATATATGGCTTGGCCTTTAGATTTGTGTAAGgtatgtttcttttcgaaGTTGGTATGCTGGCGGACGTGTTTGTTTAATGTAAATCAGCCAAGGTGTAAGAGTAGCTGTAATGATAAGTTTctgcttctcccttttttactgaTGAATGTAGAAACAAAATCACAATGAGGCACGAATTAGTGTTTACCATTGGGTTGTTTGTGGCTGTTTTATCTGATTCTTCTCAGATATTTTTGCCGCACTGGCGCGATTGGATCCAGGTATCTAAAAACGGGAGTATACTTACAACTCTCGTTAGTGAAGTCAACAACCACCACAGCATTGGTGAATTCGAGGCACTTTGCAAGATTTACAGAATCACACAAGCGGAGACCCCGAAGCCTTCCTTTAAGAATCGTGAGAAGGAAGCTGAGATTCTGaagaagttggaggaaatggtCAGTGAAACTGAGGCTGTGGGTGGTGATAAAGGTTCAAGTAAGTTGGGTAAAAGAACGACGGCATATCAGGAGATAAAGATACTTTTTGAGAAGGCGAAaaagctgaaggaagaaatagaagTGAATAGGACAAGATCGCTAAATGCAAGTCGTTCTGCTGAGGAAAATATGTTGAGAGCTGTGTATGGCGACGCTGTGGATGTGGcgagaaatgaaaataaaactcTGGAGGAAGCCatgagaggaaacaaatcaCTACTGTTCAACAGTGTTGATCATGCAAATATGAGTTGTGGTTCTTACGGAGACAAACTGGTTGGAAAGACACTGATCAATGACTTTTTCTGCCTATGTGTGGGAGAGGCGACAGATTTACAAATAAGAAGCAATAAGTATTATGCACTCGACTTAAACTCAACTAATCACACTGTGTATAATGGGTTTAACTGTCCCTGCAAGGATGAAATAAGGAGACCTAAACATGGAAGTTGGACTATGATGGCTGATTATTGCCCAAGCAACTATAATACTTGCGACCCTAGAAAGGTAAAATACAACCATACTGAGGCATGGGATGTGATTAGTAAAGCTTGCGTGTACAAAAATGTTGCATCGAATGTGAAAACTCTGAAGAGTGCACTAGCTCAGTTTGATGCGTTGGTGAATTTAGAGCAGGA encodes:
- a CDS encoding gene related to expression site-associated gene 2 (GRESAG2), putative (similar to PIR:B39685: GRESAG protein 2.1-2 {Trypanosoma brucei}), whose product is MRHELVFTIGLFVAVLSDSSQIFLPHWRDWIQVSKNGSILTTLVSEVNNHHSIGEFEALCKIYRITQAETPKPSFKNREKEAEILKKLEEMVSETEAVGGDKGSSKLGKRTTAYQEIKILFEKAKKLKEEIEVNRTRSLNASRSAEENMLRAVYGDAVDVARNENKTLEEAMRGNKSLLFNSVDHANMSCGSYGDKLVGKTLINDFFCLCVGEATDLQIRSNKYYALDLNSTNHTVYNGFNCPCKDEIRRPKHGSWTMMADYCPSNYNTCDPRKVKYNHTEAWDVISKACVYKNVASNVKTLKSALAQFDALVNLEQDNYQMKGILGYADISENTNRICNGYTAGFTCVSYNYTLENGGIPWYNRLTNATKELQEMAKYAKEADSHLYELEEYQHEAEEIYLEVKLGGDAELWKSSRGKGEGDGEGDDTDVNNDGLNYINITTDFLILLFSSFICIS
- a CDS encoding EP3-2 procyclin (similar to GP:29469418: procyclin EP2 {Trypanosoma evansi}; similar to SP:P09791: Procyclic form specific polypeptide A-beta precursor (Procyclin) (PARP A-beta) {Trypanosoma brucei brucei}), whose protein sequence is MAPRSLYLLAILLFSANLFSGVGFAAAAEGPEDKGLTKGGKGGKGTKVSDDDTNGTDPDPEPEPEPEPEPEPEPEPEPEPEPEPEPEPEPEPEPEPEPEPGAATLKSVALPFAIAAVGLVAAF
- a CDS encoding procyclin associated gene 3 (similar to GP:535936: procyclin PARP A {Trypanosoma brucei}) — protein: MFRKSSELEGKCSSSPFVRRDSHTEASTKQAATLLLTFWFILFPYFSVGVFLLPPLGIGHSHMKALASAAKGGSVWYFLWRHLSSFPFRPPLFPWRKASGTVLPDDLCPVRSIMNNSYKSVCRYGGGYFPNRFGCFYYFVGRFKVGNSVHFQKNCDSYIWFYMEGGRAENVYVLAWMSRKINSSFRVFSLHYVIYGLAFRFV
- a CDS encoding gene related to expression site-associated gene 2 (GRESAG2), putative (similar to GB:CAD21888.1: ESAG2 {Trypanosoma brucei}), coding for MRHELVFTIGLFVAVLSDSSQIFLPHWRDWIQVSKNGSILTTLVSEVNNHHSIGEFEALCKIYRITQAETPKPSFKNREKEAEILKKLEEMVSETEAVGGDKGSSKLGKRTTAYQEIKILFEKAKKLKEEIEVNRTRSLNASRSAEENMLRAVYGDAVDVARNENKTLEEAMRGNKSLLFNSVDHANMSCGSYGDKLVGKTLINDFFCLCVGEATDLQIRSNKYYALDLNSTNHTVYNGFNCPCKDEIRRPKHGSWTMMADYCPSNYNTCDPRKVKYNHTEAWDVISKACVYKNVASNVKTLKSALAQFDALVNLEQDNYQMKGILGYADISENTNRICNGYTAGFTCVSYNYTLENGGIPWYNRLTNATKELQEMAKYAKEADSHLYELEEYQHEAEEIYLEVKLGGDAELWKSSRGKGEGDGEGDDTDVNNDGLNYINITTDFLILLFSSFICIS
- a CDS encoding procyclin associated gene 3 (similar to GP:535936: procyclin PARP A {Trypanosoma brucei} (PMID:87115776)); this encodes MFRKSSELEGKCSSSPFVRRDSHTEASTKQAATLLLTFWFILFPYFSVGVFLLPPLGIGHSHMKALASAAKGGSVWYFLWRHLSSFPFRPPLFPWRKASGTVLPDDLCPVRSIMNNSYKSVCRYGGGYFPNRFGCFYYFVGRFKVGNSVHFQKNCDSYIWFYMEGGRAENVYVLAWMSRKINSSFRVFSVHYVIYGLAFRFV